TGTTGGAGGTGGATCATGCCAGCGTTGATGAGGATCTTCAGACAAGTTTTGAGTCAACTATTAGGCAGCTACGGCTGTCCCTTCAACGCGAGCGCGGAAATCGAAGCAAGGTTCAGCAGATTCCGCATTGTTCCACCTTCAATTCAGCCGCAGCCGATGACTCGCGTTCTACCTTTGTTGTTCCAAACCACTCTCGATtgcctcaacttaaattgccggagtttagtggaggctacacagaatgggccgattTCTCGAACCTGTTCACCACGGTCATTGacaaggatccgtatttgaccaacattgaaaaactccagcatctacggtcatgccttaaaggaacagcgctggatacaattcgctcattggaaatttcaaacgcaaattatgctgccgctttagaactgcttgataagcgttttaataacaagcgtcttatttttcaggcacacatctcTGAAATTTTGGGTTTGAGAAAGGTGGACAAGGGCGCGACTGCACAGCTGCGCGAATTTTCAGATAAGCTCAACTCTCATCTACGtgctttaaaatcgatgggcagtGTGGAACAGATCGCCGGTTGCGTCATAGTACATACGTTGCTGCAAAAACTAGATAGCGTTACGCAGGCTAGCTGGGAGGATGATGCGCcgttggacgtcataccatcatGCGAGCGGTTTACAACCTTCATAGAGAGGCGTTGccaaaggctggaaaatgcggaTCACGCTACGGCAATGTACACGCCTAGCTCCCAGGTGGGCCAGAACAACAGTAGTAGAAGAACGTTTGTAGTGACTAGGAATGGAAcgagtgcttgtgtgttttgtgaagTCGCAGGCCactctatttataaatgtttgcaattcgcAAATTTATCGCCCTTGCTGCGCCTTCACGAAGCCAAGCGGCTTGCGCTGTGCCTAAACTGCCTGCAAAGGGgacatcagctgagagtcTGCGGCTCCAGCGCTTGCAGAGTTTGTGGAAGCAAACATCATAGCTTGTTGCATCTTGGCAACACAAGCAGTCACATCGCTGCTTCTAGCCCAAACAATGCTCAAGATACCGAAACTTATTCGTCATCCCAAAACACCTTGGCGGCACTTTTATCTTCGCCTCTCACTACCGCCCAGCATCTCAAGCACGATGTGGTCCTGCTTGCCACTGCCGTCATCAACGTGAAAAATCGCGCTGGCTCCTTGGTGCCTTGCCGTGCGTTGCTCGACTCTGGGTCGCAgttgcacatcatcacctctcgtcttgctcatcagctccagctgcgcaaattcaagtcaacagcaatcgtctctggcattggtgatgcagcATTTGCGTCCGATGGGTTTTCGgtcaacatcaatgtcaaatCTCGAGTGTCGGAGTACTCCACATGCATCCCGGCCTTGATTGCACCATCCATCACCGATAATCAGCCTGGCTTCACTCTTGACCCTGCATCATGGAACATTCcatcaaatatacaactagctgatcctgaattctttaaatctcagcaaatcgaCATGTTGATTGGAGCCAGTCTGTTCTTCGATCTGCTATGCGTCGGCCAGATTAAACTAGCTGCTGGACTGCCGATATTGCAAAAGACTCGCCTTGGTTGGGTGGCTACGGGAGGTGCCTCACATGCTGGAAAATCATCATTCATGGCCATGAGATCAATGGAgaatccagatctgctggtTGACTCGCATCTGCAGCCTAATACACAGATTGATGAATTAATCCGTCGTTTTTGGGAATTGGAATGCTGCACCGACCCTGAGTCCTTACCAAACAAGGAGGAACGCGACTGtgaggcacactttcaggccaattttAAACGTCTGTCGACTGGCgactattcagttcgtttaccgcTACGTCTAGGCATGTATCCgctgggtgactcctatcaacaggcgGTTCGTCGATTCCTGAACTTAGAAAGAAAACTAGACCGTAATCCACTATTGAAACCccagtatgcagcatttatcaaggaGTATCTTGACTTGGGTCACATGTCACTTGTTACCTCagctgcactgggccaatGCAAGTACTACctgccacatcactgcgtgctgaaggaggatagcactacaaccaagctaagggtcgtgtttgatggctcagcagttactacctctggacactcgctgaatgatgcactgatggcaGGTCCTACCATCCAACCGAAGCTGTTTTCGATACTGATGCGGTTTCGTACATTTGCAGTCGCCCTGACAGgcgatatatgcaaaatgtatcgatgcgtacgagtcgaacccgcagacagttattttcaatgtatCTTGTGGCGTGAGtctcagcatcagaagatacagatttacaaattagacaccgtcacctacggcacaaaaccagcatcgtttctctcagtgcgagctatgcaccaactggccatggatgagcagaaAACTTTCCCTATTGGCTCTGACATTGTTAAAAGAGATTTCTACGTGGATGACCTCATTTCTGGTGGTAGCTGTGTTCAAGAAGCAATTGAGATATTGAAACAAACATCTGGACTACTCGCCAAGGGGAACTTTAGGCTGCGCAAATGGTGTTCTAGCGACACATCTGTACTCCAAAACATACCGGAAGAGGATAGAGAAACGCTGCTTAAGTTTGACGATGGCAGTGACATCACGAAAACGTTAGGCCTCGTTTGGGATCCCGCTTCAGACTGTTTCCTTTTCTCCTTCTCTCCACTGAGGTTGCCCTCCAGACTGACAAAACGGTCAATACTCTCCGCAATTGCTCGCTTTTACGACCcccttggtcttgttggtcccgtaataacaaaatcgaaaatttttatgcaggatctctggagagaaaagctggactgggatgagagcctgcctgtacacttaagcacagcctGGGTCAACTTCTGCGCTGATTTTGAGTATACTCAGCAATTCCAGTATCCCCGTCGAGCACTCTCATCAGACAGTACAGTGGAGATTCACGgattttgtgatgccagcctaAGCGCTTATGGAGCATGCGTCTATACAGTCTCAAAGTGCAATGGCAACACCAGCGTGCGTCTCTTAtgctccaaatcgcgtgtCGCGCCTGTGAAAACCATCACGGTACCAAAGCTGGAACTCTGCGGAGCTGCATTACTGGCTCAACTTCTCagcgaaatatgccaaatgaaagTGTTCGACTGTCGGTATTACTGTTGGTCAGACTCTGCCGTGACTTTGGCTTGGATTCGCAATGATGCTTCGAAATTCAATGTTTTCGTTGCCAACCGAGTCGCAGCCATCCAAGAGCTCACCACTGGAATGGAATGGCATCATATTCCCACCGAATTAAACCCGGCGGATATAATTTCACGAGGAGCGCTGCCTAGTGAGCTCTTCCGGTCTCCATTATGGGCCCATGGTCCGAGTTTTCTCAGTAAGGGAAAGGAAGAGTGGCCTGCCTCCTGTGTACCTGTCGAATCCTTACCAGAACTTCGACACAAGGTACTCCTCGGAACTGCAGCGCAACCGGATCTCTCGATTGGTTGCAAGTTCATCAATTCGTTTTCCAAGCTGCAGCGGGTCTTTGcttatgtttacaaatttgtaaatcgaATCCGAGGAGCTGAACTAACCGTTGACCACTTGCATCATGGCACACATTGGTTGCTgcggtcagtgcaaatggctaCTCTCAGCGATGACTACAAGGCATTGAAGGAAGGAAGGCATGTCAAACCGTCTAGCTCAATGGCCTCTCTTGCACCATTCCTTGACGACTTCGGCCTACTTCGCATCGGTGGACGGCTGAAAAACTCGTCGTTGGACTTCTCAGCGCGAcatccgattatattgccCCGTCAGCATCCTGTGACGCGAGCAATCATAGTTTACTTTCATAAACGAAACTTACACGCTGGACCTCGCGCTTTATTGTCTTCGATTCGGCTCCAgtactggcccattggcggtcgAAAAACAGTCTCCagtattgttgccaaatgcataatctgttttcgtgccaagccacgattggccgagcatataatggcagacctaccagctgatcgtctTAATACATCGTATCCCTTTATGGTCACTGGCGTTGAttactgtggaccattttACTACAAGAACGAAGTGCGCAACAGGCCACCAGTGAAATGCTATATCAGtctgttcatatgcttcgctacaaagGCGGTGCACTTAGAGCTTGTAAAGGACTTGTCCACAACATCGTTTCTAAACGCCCTAAAACGTTTCATCCTGACTCGCTCTCGACcttcaaggatctggtctgacaatgcgacaaacttcGTAGGTGCCAAGAACGAACTAGCAGATCTGAACCGCCTGTTCCTGAGAGACGAGCATGTCAAGGCCGTTAACGAGTTTTGCCTAACCGAATCAATTGAATGGTTGTTCATCCCTCCTCGCTCTCCGCACTTTGGTGGACTATGGGAAGCCGCTGTGAAGACTGCTAAGCACCACTTTTATCGATCTGTTTGCTCTTCCATTTTGGATTTCGATTCGCTGCGTACGCTCGTCTGCCACATcacggcaattattaattctcgaccattacttccactttcagagcatccaggtgatcttgacgtcttgacacccgcacacttCCTGGGTACAGCGCCATCTTCATCATACATTGAGCCCGATCTAAGGCAGCTTAACTTCAATCGGCTTAATCATTTTCAGCGCGTCACATATCTCCAACAAGTATTCTGGGCCCGTTGGCGCGAAGAGTATTTGACGCTTCTtcaacagcgctccaaatggcgcactCCTCAGCCTGGACTCTCCATTAACGATGTTGTCCTTGTAAAGGATGAGAATCTACCGCCGCTGAAGTGGCCACTCGCCAGAGTGCAAGAGCTGATCTCTGGATCTGATGGGGTATCCAGAGTTGCTGTGCTTCAAACTGCGACTGGAGTCATACGTAGAGCTGTACgaaagctgtgtttgctgcccaaacaggatgatgttgaaagcccttgccttccaacggggggagaatgtttggtcaagtaacagcagagataacaccgacggctgcggacatcatccaacagcagaaaataacaatcataattacagcctaagagcaaatagtttttttgcgcgctctttgtaagctgctgtccactctccttctgaattgctttgcttgcattgctgcccttcgctctaaccggcgagcgtcttattggagtttcgtttcgattcgctttacatattgtcataaccagtcagtctttcgttttgatcgcaacctaggcacaactaattcgagttggctgccaagcaacaatttaaaacttataaattctaataagtgccctgcgcggcaaataaatccatttgaaaactaatctaagtgtttgaatttcgctgcacaagcagttagaattaattggttgcaaaaaagcttgcaactacacaGGCATACTTGCAACagtttttcctctttttaaACACATTACTGCTGAATTCCACTAGCATATTTAGCATGACAACGCTCCGATTGTTACGGAACTGCTTGTTTCTCGGTGGGCAGCGCCGACTGGCTCATCGGTTTCTCTGGGTGTAGTCCCATCCCTGGCCCGCAGTccgcacaatcgataacaacgaACCTACACGTCTGTAGCATAACAGACTTACACAACACTATGCAAAGCGAACCACAAATCGATATCGTCAAACAATCGGAACTTCTaactcatgaacaaaataaacagctgtaACAACTATGAACATGTAAACAACAAGGGTGAGacactcaatataaattaacaaaaaacactTTATCCACCTTACTCTTTCAGATCGGGCCCTGGTTCCGGACCCAGCGTACCCACCCAACCATGAGACGATCACCTACTCGTCTCCCACGTTTTGGCCACTAAATGGCCTACATTAGCCCGTGTCGCCTGTTATGCCAACTCTCCCCATCAATATTACCCATCaatattacttttatttacaTGCTTTCTTTCAATATGTGCGTTTAATTGGTTGcgttttcttaaaatttatAGCAATTATATTCATTGCTTATGGCATTTCCCTTTGCAGCTATTTAGAAAATCATGCAAGTGGATATTTCGTTAACTTCACAGGTGCGTATAATGGTTTGTGTAATCTTATAATTATTGGCATtaatatatcttttatttctCTCTAATTTGCACGAGGTTCAGATGAATTTGTATTCATGCAAGTGAACTTGTCTTCCCCGGGTGCGTATtaatattgcatatatttatacgtaTGAACAAAGTGTATTAATTcctaaattttctttttatcttCTAGAattcgattttttattttaacagcACTAAATGGAACAGGCGACAAAATACTACAAAGATATTGCTAGTCGCCGCAAAAGAAACACGCACGGAGGCAGTTTAGAGGCAATCGTTGCGCCGATTGAGCAACAATGTGCCCACACAACTACTTAAAACTGGGTATATCACGATAATCAGTCGTGCAACAGGTAGGTGATATGAATCTGTATTAAATCGCTTAATTCTACCTTACCCAAcctaaagagctctctgggGCGATATAAATGGGTAATTCCAACTAGGTAAGTATGTGAGCATAGTTCGCGCCagtgttaattttaaatttttatattttacaggcGCAGATGCATCACCTTTGGAGTTTCCCTCACCGTTCGCACTCTAAAGTGAAGCTCGACGTAAgtgcctatgtatgtatagatgtcatttataaatacaaaaaaaaaaaaatttaacgacaaaaaaaatctgCTCCTTTTCAGAGAGTACGATAAGGAGTCTCCATCATTTCTCTGCCAAGGGCTCGAACGAGGATGAGCAAAATGGAACGGACTCACTCGGAGGATGTGGGCGTGGTCTCGCCTGCGGTCGCTTTTTCGTTGTTGGTGTCCGGTCGTTGGTGGCTCGTCTCGTCGCCTTCATGGTTGTGCCGACGCTTAGCTGGCGGCGCCATGGATATGTCTGGTGTGCACCGCTGAGCCGAATCCTGGCCGTTAGTATGTTTCGCGGGCTTCTCTGGTGCGGGAGCTGGTCCCTTATTTTCGGGAGccgttaatttttatttttttcattggTTCGTCTCGTCGCActtaagttttaagttttttcttttcttatatattttgtgacTCGAGCGGTTTAATTTacgtatatttattaaattgcagaacaaacaaaaccaaaattttcatttatctgtcaggttatttattattacacGCCGGcttaaagagtttaacgatcgttttatgacaaaacttctgtacatctctcttgttcgtcttgaatactgctcttgcatctggtctccacagtataacaatagccaggatcgtattgaatctgttcagaagcaatttctgcgtTTTGCCTTACGAAgcttaaattgggaccctaatcttcggttgccgtcctactccagcagactgcttcttctcaaccttccgtcgttaaccaaccgtaggacaattctcggtgttgtccttctacataagttgattattggcgacatagattctccttttctgctagggtgTCTTCAATTCTATGTTCCGGCTAGActaaccagaaattatcgccccttattactatctacgtgtaCAACAGACTACTCTATGCACAATCcatttcgcgtgctatgtaaaaattataatagtttgcatcacgtgtTCTTTACCGAACTgcctctacccctaataaaaacgttgctttcaggataccttcgggaagtcgctgaccattcccagctatgagcaggggcatagcttgccggacaggctgaaaaatgttcccccaccgggtcggtgatttcccattacttttctctttgtcctatctacttaacactctttatctaacttacattgcattactttattaacaatcttcttactttcttttttcctatttattgtattttctttatttatatagcaaattaagattattttttattttacttgagatcactcttttcctacttacaaccttctgcttagatgtaggctctaatagcgtcactgacaaaattagctgtgaaaaggggcacagctggccggactggcaaataaaacacctccatcggtcggtgatgctatttagaaaattgtatcctttaactaggcttttagcatataattctgcTGTacaatatattgaataatgaggaagacactcgttttgtcgaccattaataaataaataaataaaaaaataataacttgCCAGATGGAAAAAAATTCGAATCTTTTCAGCCGATATGCGCTATTTTATGCTCACTTCGAGCTGGCACGCCCGCCGTTAACCGCTGATCAAATCGAACTCTTCGTACATttgggcagcaacatcatcggtgccgaatttcggcacacgcatacattggCGAGGCGGGCACCATctgcacagctgcatttttttgggtcaatGGCCCAAATGACGGCCAAGGGCATAGGATCCACTCTTCTCATATTCTCTTTAAGAGCGAACTGGGCGGCCAATAGCAATCGTCGCTTTTGGCGCCGTGGATCGCAAGTCTGGCGTTGCCACCTTTCAAAAATTTGGGCTCCGCCGTGGGCCCAGCTTCACCCCGCATACTCTGACCATATGACAAAAAGATATCGGCGTGGCCGATAATATCGCCCGCAACCAACTAAGTAAACCCTCGGTGCTGCCGATAACGTCAAATGCAACATCACCACGCAGATTATTGTAACGACATGAATGAGCGTTACAAGGAATCTGCGTGCGCATTTCATAGATTGACCCAGCCGGCTAATAACGATGCCCAACGTAGGCCACACCCACGACAAGTAATCTATATTTTCGCACTgacccaaaagaaaaaaacaggaGGACGGTCGCTACCGCCGCCATTGCCTGGCAGGGAGGTGAGCAAATTACGATTATGTTCGTATATCTTTTGCGTGGAAGACGCCTAGCACGCGTCCCTGGAGATCTCCTAACTCGTAGGCGTTGGTGCCCACGGCTCGGACGACTCGGCTCATCAAGAATTTCCGGGCGAACTTGGCATTGAAGGCTTTGCCGAAGCTGCTTAGTGCGAAGAGCCCCTCCACACTCCCTGCCCCGGTTCCAGATGGAGCTGGCGCGCGCGGTGGTCGTATCGTTGGCGACTTCGCTCGTATGCGGTGTGCAGGTGGTCCTTGACTTGGCTTCGGATTACAGCCAGTCTGTCCTTCGCGTCAACGTCAAAAATACTGTGATCGGCCTTTCTTGTTGCTCGTCGTCTAGCTGGAACAACACGGCTCCTACTCCGTAGTGAGAAGCGTCGCATTGGATGAAGAATGGTCTTCGAAAATCCGCGTGGACTAACACCGGGTCTGTGATGAGGGCTAACTTCAAGCTTTCTATGGCTTCCATGGCCTCGTCACTCAACACAAATCTACCCGTTCTCTTCTTAAGGGCATCAGTCAACGGTACCGATTCTTTATGAATCGTCGATACCACCCCGCTGTACCTAAGAAGCTTCGTAGTTCCTTGACCGTCCTCGGATTCGGGATGTTCCGGATCGCTTATACTCTTTCCGGATCCATGCGCAGCGTCCCGACGCCTATGAGGAAACCGAGGTAGTTTAGGTTGCGGAAGCAGAATTTTGACTTCGCCATGCCTATGGTGAGGTTCGCGTTCCTCAGACACTCGGCCACCAATTCCAAGTATTTTAGGTGCGGTGGGAAATCTGCCGATATTATCAGCAAATCGTCTAGGTATACGAACACGTTGGACCTCAGATTCGCCGGGATTACCTAGTCCATGAGCCTGCAAATGGCCCGAATGGCATGTGGCGGAACTGGTACAGCGGCCTCCCTGGTACGGTAAACACCGTATACGCCCAGCTTCTCCTCCATCTCGATTTGCCAGAACGCGAACTTAAGGTCGACGCTAGAGATAAAATGAGTCTCGTCGATTCGCGATAGGATGGCCTCGATGCATGGAAGCGGGTAAGCGTCCTTTACCGTCACACTGTTTAATTTCCTGGCGTCTAAGCAAATCCTGTTCTTCCCAGGCCTCATCACCACCGTCGTCCGGTTGCTCCAGGGGCTGCCACTCTCCTCGATGATGCCTAACTTTAGCATTTTATCCACCTCGGCCCAAACGATCTCCTGTTTGGCCGGAGACAGCGGATAATGTCTGTCCTTCATGGGTTCTGCTCCTCGATCAGCTGAATTCGGTGCTGCAGCAGGTGAGTTTTCCCCAGGCCATCCTTCTCAAATTGGAGAAATCTGCGTTTCACGCTTTCCAACTGACTCCTCTGGTCGTTGTCCAGGTCCCACATTTCCGGACCCGCCGCGCAGTCCTCGTCGTTACGGTAAATAAGCCACCTCTGGGTTCGCTACCGTTACCTCAGATACCTCTGGTGGTGTTTCGGACTTCCTGGCCGGACCGAGCAGCTCTGGTAAAATCTCGAAGGCTCGCCAGAAATCAGTTCCCAGGTATAGTTCCTGTCGCAGGTCCGGGCACATGTAAAATACGATATTTTACTTTCTATTCTCGTATTTCACAGGGAGAACAACGCGACCTAAAATTGGGCGATTGGCACCCGCCGCTGTCCTTACCATCGATTCGTTTGGCCGCGCTTCCCATCCCAGTTCCTCCACTAACTCCCGGCATCCTCGTCCCAACAGACTGACTGAGGCCGCCGTGTCCAGCAACCCTTTCATATTGGCCCGGCGACTTCCACTTCGCCGAATACGCGTGGGTCTATACAATCCTCCCGTCTCACCGCTTCGACGACCTGACGCCGGGTAATCCTGCGTCTGCGGAAGCGAGCACGTGCCTTCACCACTCTCCGGGTGGCTAGTGTCATCCCTTCCAGCTGTCGCTCACCAAAAATTATCTTTCGGGCCGACATGTATGATCGAAAACGTTCTTCATATGGTAAGCCCATAAGTGTTTCTCCTTtgcttatattattattataattagccTTACCCTGATCCTTATCCCAAATCTGCATCTCCTTTCCAAAGATTATTGGCCTTGGTAGGTACCCCTCTCCTGCTTCCCCGCTGTCGCCGTCCCGGAACGCGTCTGTCCCGCCATCACCGCGCTCCCTCTAGGGTTTCCCGGACAGTTTTCACACTGGGAGCAGAAAGTGTCCGGCCTTCCACACCTATAGCAGAATATTTTCCGCTCCTTGGACAGCCAGTCTCTAAAGACGTGATTGAACTGTCTGCAGATCCAGCATACAAGTCGGGATGAGTTCCTGCCTCGCACGAATGCTTCCTCCAGTTCTCCCGGCGGCGTTTCTGTACGATGTGGTGGTACTTCAACCTCGTGGACTACGGGCCTCGTTCCTTGTGGACAACGCGACGGCTGCAGGTACCCCGTCCGGCTTCTGCGACCCATGTGCCTTTCCACTTCTAAGCAGTCTTGGCGCAGCTCATCCACGGTGAGTCCATCCATGGCATAGATATATTTCGCCAGACTCTCTTTCAAACCACGCTTTATAATCTTCACCAGCTCGCGGTCTCTCAGCGGCTTCTGGAATCGCGAGGCGAGTTGAAGCATGTGATGGATATAATCATCCACCCCTTCGCTGACCTGTTCCGTCTGGTAGCCCCGAACCTGTCCAAGAGGGCATGCCGCAGCTGCATCCAGCTGTCGACCCTAGAATGCCGCACGTGCATCCAATTCCACTCGCGGGTGCGGCCGGTCAGGAGCAGGTGGAAACCGCGCAGGACCTCCTTCCACGGGCATTGATACTGCTTCTGCAGGAACTCCAGGCGGAACACGAAGTCCTCGACCGAATTCGTCGCGTCCTCGCCGTCAAACTTGACGTTCCACTGCTCGAGCTTCATGTACGCCGTTTCTCGTACGTTGGCGTACGCCTCCTCCGGTTGAAAATCATCCGCTCTCGGATCCTCTACTCGGAAATGGCGGTTATTCGGGTTACGCCAGTTCCTCGACTGAGCATCTGCGACGTAAACTTGGCTGCTAGACGAATACTCCGCCCCTCGTGCGCCTTGTCTGTGTGGCTTCGGTGGCACCGGTGGTGGAAATGCCTCGTGCTGGAACACTTCCCGTTCTTTCGGGATGGCGCCTGTTCGTGGTGCCGGCTCGACATGTCTCGGCGTCTTCGGCGCAATGTTAGTCTCGGTGGTTTGGCTTCCTGGCGGCCTGTGCACATCAATGATGTCCTTTATCATTTCCATGAAGCCAGCTCGCATCTCCTCGCGGATGAACTCGCTGATGCCAGATGGCAGAGCATGCCAATACGTTTGGTGGGCCTGAGCGATCGCCGCGTTTGCCGCCGAGTTGAGCACTGAGTCTTTCGGGGCTTTTGGGAACTCCAGGTTCCGTGGAGGTTTATCTTGTTGCGCCAATTCTTTCTCCAAGAGGTGACCCCCTTTTG
This window of the Drosophila virilis strain 15010-1051.87 chromosome X, Dvir_AGI_RSII-ME, whole genome shotgun sequence genome carries:
- the LOC138911312 gene encoding uncharacterized protein; translated protein: MFDEGASANGNDEATSASQVAVGTQAAVFKIKIKNLTDRLNRLSSELDPARLRDVDDYELQDYISMASDLQAKFEIVCDGLLEVDHASVDEDLQTSFESTIRQLRLSLQRERGNRSKVQQIPHCSTFNSAAADDSRSTFVVPNHSRLPQLKLPEFSGGYTEWADFSNLFTTVIDKDPYLTNIEKLQHLRSCLKGTALDTIRSLEISNANYAAALELLDKRFNNKRLIFQAHISEILGLRKVDKGATAQLREFSDKLNSHLRALKSMGSVEQIAGCVIVHTLLQKLDSVTQASWEDDAPLDVIPSCERFTTFIERRCQRLENADHATAMYTPSSQVGQNNSSRRTFVVTRNGTSACVFCEVAGHSIYKCLQFANLSPLLRLHEAKRLALCLNCLQRGHQLRVCGSSACRVCGSKHHSLLHLGNTSSHIAASSPNNAQDTETYSSSQNTLAALLSSPLTTAQHLKHDVVLLATAVINVKNRAGSLVPCRALLDSGSQLHIITSRLAHQLQLRKFKSTAIVSGIGDAAFASDGFSVNINVKSRVSEYSTCIPALIAPSITDNQPGFTLDPASWNIPSNIQLADPEFFKSQQIDMLIGASLFFDLLCVGQIKLAAGLPILQKTRLGWVATGGASHAGKSSFMAMRSMENPDLLVDSHLQPNTQIDELIRRFWELECCTDPESLPNKEERDCEAHFQANFKRLSTGDYSVRLPLRLGMYPLGDSYQQAVRRFLNLERKLDRNPLLKPQYAAFIKEYLDLGHMSLVTSAALGQCKYYLPHHCVLKEDSTTTKLRVVFDGSAVTTSGHSLNDALMAGPTIQPKLFSILMRFRTFAVALTGDICKMYRCVRVEPADSYFQCILWRESQHQKIQIYKLDTVTYGTKPASFLSVRAMHQLAMDEQKTFPIGSDIVKRDFYVDDLISGGSCVQEAIEILKQTSGLLAKGNFRLRKWCSSDTSVLQNIPEEDRETLLKFDDGSDITKTLGLVWDPASDCFLFSFSPLRLPSRLTKRSILSAIARFYDPLGLVGPVITKSKIFMQDLWREKLDWDESLPVHLSTAWVNFCADFEYTQQFQYPRRALSSDSTVEIHGFCDASLSAYGACVYTVSKCNGNTSVRLLCSKSRVAPVKTITVPKLELCGAALLAQLLSEICQMKVFDCRYYCWSDSAVTLAWIRNDASKFNVFVANRVAAIQELTTGMEWHHIPTELNPADIISRGALPSELFRSPLWAHGPSFLSKGKEEWPASCVPVESLPELRHKVLLGTAAQPDLSIGCKFINSFSKLQRVFAYVYKFVNRIRGAELTVDHLHHGTHWLLRSVQMATLSDDYKALKEGRHVKPSSSMASLAPFLDDFGLLRIGGRLKNSSLDFSARHPIILPRQHPVTRAIIVYFHKRNLHAGPRALLSSIRLQYWPIGGRKTVSSIVAKCIICFRAKPRLAEHIMADLPADRLNTSYPFMVTGVDYCGPFYYKNEVRNRPPVKCYISLFICFATKAVHLELVKDLSTTSFLNALKRFILTRSRPSRIWSDNATNFVGAKNELADLNRLFLRDEHVKAVNEFCLTESIEWLFIPPRSPHFGGLWEAAVKTAKHHFYRSVCSSILDFDSLQHPGDLDVLTPAHFLGTAPSSSYIEPDLRQLNFNRLNHFQRVTYLQQVFWARWREEYLTLLQQRSKWRTPQPGLSINDVVLVKDENLPPLKWPLARVQELISGSDGVSRVAVLQTATGVIRRAVRKLCLLPKQDDVESPCLPTGGECLVK
- the sbm gene encoding uncharacterized protein sbm isoform X8 codes for the protein MAEEQVSDWASDADGASALPPPRPTGGLGRTPMVLRGYPERQIAKGGHLLEKELAQQDKPPRNLEFPKAPKDSVLNSAANAAIAQAHQTYWHALPSGISEFIREEMRAGFMEMIKDIIDVHRPPGSQTTETNIAPKTPRHVEPAPRTGAIPKEREVFQHEAFPPPVPPKPHRQGARGAEYSSSSQVYVADAQSRNWRNPNNRHFRVEDPRADDFQPEEAYANVRETAYMKLEQWNVKFDGEDATNSVEDFVFRLEFLQKQYQCPWKEVLRGFHLLLTGRTREWNWMHVRHSRVDSWMQLRHALLDRFGATRRNRSAKGWMIISITCFNSPRDSRSR